The Planctomycetia bacterium genome window below encodes:
- a CDS encoding NAD(P)-dependent oxidoreductase gives MSLPEIAPGKARLGWIGTGVMGSSMCGHLLAKGFAVTVTNRTRAKAEPLIAKGAAWADTPRALAEKSDVVFSIVGYPRDVREVLLGDDGALAGAKAGAILVDMTTSEPSLAVEIAERAKERRVHAVDAPVSGGDIGAREARLSIMIGGDAQVVAALQPCWEAMGKTIVHQGPAGAGQHTKMVNQTLIATGMIGVCEALLYAHRAGLDLNTVLQSVGPGAAGSWSLANYGPRMINGDFKPGFYVEHFIKDMGIALAEARRMDLALPGLALAEQLYIALKAQGHGRSGTQSLVLALAAISKVEWPGGVKA, from the coding sequence ATGTCCCTGCCTGAAATTGCTCCCGGAAAGGCCCGGCTTGGTTGGATTGGAACCGGCGTGATGGGATCCAGTATGTGCGGCCACTTGCTTGCCAAGGGGTTCGCCGTCACGGTCACCAATCGCACACGGGCCAAGGCCGAGCCGCTCATCGCTAAAGGCGCCGCATGGGCCGACACGCCGCGCGCACTTGCCGAAAAGTCCGACGTCGTGTTCTCGATCGTCGGCTATCCGCGCGATGTTCGCGAAGTGTTGCTCGGCGACGACGGCGCGCTGGCGGGCGCGAAGGCGGGCGCCATCCTGGTTGACATGACCACCAGCGAACCGTCGCTAGCGGTAGAAATCGCCGAGCGCGCGAAGGAACGCCGCGTCCACGCGGTGGACGCGCCGGTTTCCGGCGGCGACATCGGCGCGCGCGAAGCGCGGCTCTCCATCATGATCGGCGGCGACGCCCAGGTGGTCGCCGCGCTGCAGCCGTGCTGGGAAGCGATGGGCAAGACGATTGTGCATCAGGGCCCCGCCGGCGCCGGACAGCACACGAAGATGGTCAATCAAACGCTGATCGCCACCGGCATGATCGGCGTCTGCGAAGCGCTGCTCTATGCACACCGCGCCGGCCTCGATCTGAACACGGTGCTGCAATCGGTCGGACCCGGCGCGGCCGGGAGTTGGTCGCTCGCCAACTACGGCCCCCGGATGATTAACGGCGATTTCAAGCCCGGCTTTTACGTCGAGCATTTCATCAAGGACATGGGCATCGCCTTGGCCGAGGCCCGGCGCATGGACCTGGCGTTGCCGGGCCTGGCCTTGGCGGAGCAACTCTACATCGCCCTCAAGGCCCAAGGCCACGGCCGCAGCGGTACGCAGTCGCTGGTGTTGGCGCTGGCGGCGATTTCAAAGGTCGAATGGCCCGGCGGAGTGAAAGCGTGA
- a CDS encoding nucleotide sugar dehydrogenase translates to MAQNNYESLLGRIREKTAKVGIVGLGYVGLPLARAFIDGGYPVMGFDVDQRKVDRLLAGESYIGHITSEWIGDCVKRKRFEPTADMKRLSEADAILICVPTPLSESRDPDLSYIEGTAKFIAAALRPGQLIVLESTTYPGTTRDVVLPILAAGGLKAGEDFFLAYSPEREDPGNPQFAAGNIPKVVGGLEPKSLDLADRLYGAVVVKTVPVSSCEVAEATKILENTYRAVNIALVNELKLLMQRMGIDVWEIIDAAKTKPFGFQAFYPGPGLGGHCLPIDPFYLSWVARKHGMQTRFIELAGEINTSMPTRVVERTALALNDAGKPVRGSKICILGVAYKKDVDDPRESPAFELMEMLGDRGAKLSYSDPHVSRLPKMRDHPMPDLASEALTPEFLASLDAALIVTDHTGFDYAEIVKHAPLVIDTRNATRAVGVGRTNIVHA, encoded by the coding sequence ATGGCGCAAAACAACTATGAGTCCCTGCTGGGACGCATCCGGGAAAAGACCGCCAAGGTCGGCATCGTCGGGCTAGGCTATGTCGGGCTGCCGCTGGCGCGGGCTTTCATCGACGGCGGCTATCCGGTGATGGGTTTCGACGTCGATCAACGCAAAGTCGATCGGTTGCTGGCAGGCGAGAGCTACATCGGCCACATTACCTCGGAATGGATCGGCGATTGCGTGAAGCGAAAACGCTTCGAGCCGACCGCTGACATGAAGCGCCTGTCCGAGGCCGACGCAATCCTGATCTGCGTCCCGACCCCCTTGAGCGAGAGCCGCGACCCGGACTTGAGCTACATCGAAGGTACGGCGAAGTTCATCGCCGCCGCCCTGCGTCCGGGCCAATTGATCGTGCTCGAAAGCACCACCTATCCTGGCACCACGCGGGACGTGGTGCTGCCGATTCTCGCCGCGGGCGGCCTCAAAGCCGGCGAGGATTTCTTCCTCGCCTATAGCCCGGAGCGCGAAGACCCGGGTAATCCGCAGTTCGCCGCTGGCAATATCCCGAAGGTCGTCGGCGGGCTGGAACCCAAGAGCCTCGACCTGGCCGATCGCCTGTACGGCGCGGTCGTGGTGAAGACGGTTCCGGTTTCGAGCTGCGAAGTCGCCGAAGCCACCAAGATTCTGGAAAACACCTACCGCGCGGTCAACATCGCGCTCGTCAACGAGCTCAAGCTGTTGATGCAGCGAATGGGTATCGACGTTTGGGAAATCATCGACGCGGCGAAAACCAAGCCGTTCGGTTTCCAGGCGTTCTACCCCGGCCCCGGGTTGGGCGGCCACTGCCTGCCGATCGATCCGTTCTATCTGAGCTGGGTCGCGCGGAAACACGGGATGCAGACGCGGTTCATCGAACTGGCGGGTGAGATCAACACCTCGATGCCGACGCGCGTCGTGGAACGCACAGCGCTTGCCCTCAACGACGCCGGCAAGCCGGTGCGCGGCAGCAAGATTTGTATTCTCGGCGTGGCCTACAAAAAGGACGTGGACGACCCCCGCGAAAGCCCGGCGTTCGAGCTGATGGAAATGCTCGGCGATCGCGGCGCAAAGCTCAGCTACAGCGATCCGCACGTTTCGCGACTGCCGAAGATGCGAGACCATCCGATGCCCGATCTGGCGAGCGAAGCGTTGACGCCGGAATTCCTGGCCTCGCTCGACGCCGCCCTGATCGTCACGGATCACACCGGCTTCGACTACGCCGAAATCGTCAAGCACGCCCCGCTGGTGATCGACACCCGCAACGCGACCCGCGCCGTCGGCGTCGGTCGCACGAACATCGTACATGCTTAA
- a CDS encoding DUF1559 domain-containing protein, which yields MPRGSTRRSAGFTLVELLVVIAIIGILIALLLPALQVAREAARRTQCTNGLKQMTLAMHTFESSNKSWPQGGTDPWPLPWYDPKNPAHQAEYKAQFYPSTPIPSDAPKIMGMSWAFAILPHIEQLGLSKLPDENQMASVAVPFYFCPSRRAPAAQQTNSRSGVTYRYLIDYAAAVPTKIGQSRGGPVLQLEGDGAVDAFWGGSAYTHTIGPRSPTRVFNGIVTRTWIAKPTTYAKIKDGASNTMVLSEKRLARLEYETGEWHDDRGWTDGWDPDVMRSTGFAPLPDGEGRTSSSAGTGAGFDGFLGYRFGSAHTSGINAAFADGRVTHIDYAVDRNVFAYLGDRRDGVAFELKY from the coding sequence ATGCCTCGTGGCTCAACGCGCCGATCCGCCGGGTTTACGTTGGTGGAATTGCTGGTGGTGATCGCCATCATTGGCATTTTGATTGCATTGCTGTTGCCCGCGTTGCAGGTGGCGCGCGAAGCCGCTCGCCGGACGCAATGCACGAACGGGCTGAAGCAGATGACGCTGGCGATGCACACCTTCGAATCGAGCAACAAATCCTGGCCGCAAGGCGGGACCGATCCCTGGCCATTGCCATGGTACGATCCAAAAAATCCGGCCCACCAGGCCGAGTACAAAGCACAGTTCTACCCGTCAACACCGATCCCGTCAGACGCGCCGAAAATCATGGGCATGAGTTGGGCCTTTGCCATCCTGCCTCACATCGAGCAATTGGGGCTTTCCAAACTGCCGGACGAGAACCAGATGGCCAGTGTGGCCGTGCCGTTCTATTTTTGTCCCTCGCGCCGGGCGCCAGCCGCGCAACAAACCAATTCTCGCTCGGGCGTGACCTATCGCTATCTGATTGACTATGCGGCTGCGGTGCCGACGAAAATTGGGCAATCGCGTGGCGGACCGGTGTTGCAATTGGAGGGAGACGGCGCCGTTGACGCGTTCTGGGGCGGATCAGCATACACGCATACCATTGGTCCCAGGAGTCCCACCAGGGTATTCAATGGTATCGTGACGAGGACCTGGATCGCGAAGCCCACCACGTATGCGAAGATCAAGGACGGGGCGTCCAACACGATGGTGCTCAGCGAGAAACGGCTTGCTCGTCTCGAGTACGAGACCGGCGAGTGGCACGACGACCGTGGTTGGACCGATGGCTGGGATCCAGACGTAATGCGTTCGACGGGCTTCGCTCCGCTCCCGGATGGTGAAGGAAGGACATCCTCGTCGGCCGGCACAGGAGCTGGGTTCGATGGATTCCTCGGCTATCGCTTCGGCTCGGCGCATACGTCCGGGATTAACGCCGCGTTCGCGGACGGCCGCGTAACGCACATCGACTACGCCGTCGATCGTAACGTCTTTGCCTACTTGGGCGACCGCCGCGACGGCGTGGCATTTGAGTTGAAGTACTAG
- a CDS encoding Uma2 family endonuclease, whose product MATDHPAAYVPLTPVTDYAPRLMTAADLAELPAELPSGPVHYELDDGVLISMSPPGFLHGSVESGIVAALRQQGEDRGHGLASCGEVGIVLRRNPDRVVGADAAFISSAQLPVQLTPEGYLETIPALVVEVVSKNDTRKYLARKVNDYLRAGVQCVWVVDPQSKSLTEHRANTEARTFDASATVTLADLIPDFELALAGLFR is encoded by the coding sequence ATGGCTACTGATCACCCCGCCGCTTACGTGCCGCTCACGCCGGTGACGGACTATGCGCCACGGCTCATGACCGCCGCCGATCTGGCGGAACTGCCAGCGGAGCTGCCTTCTGGCCCAGTCCACTACGAACTTGATGACGGAGTACTTATCTCCATGTCGCCGCCCGGTTTCTTACATGGTTCCGTCGAAAGCGGGATTGTCGCGGCACTCCGGCAACAGGGTGAAGATCGTGGCCACGGTCTCGCCAGTTGCGGCGAAGTTGGCATCGTACTGCGCCGCAATCCGGACCGCGTGGTCGGCGCGGACGCCGCTTTTATCTCCAGCGCGCAGTTGCCCGTACAGCTTACGCCGGAAGGTTACCTGGAGACCATCCCCGCGCTGGTCGTCGAAGTCGTTAGCAAGAACGACACGCGCAAGTACCTCGCACGCAAGGTGAACGATTACCTGCGGGCCGGCGTGCAATGCGTTTGGGTCGTCGACCCGCAGTCGAAGTCGCTCACCGAACATCGCGCCAACACCGAGGCCCGCACCTTCGACGCTAGCGCCACGGTGACTCTAGCGGACTTGATTCCGGACTTCGAATTGGCGCTGGCGGGCTTGTTTCGGTAG
- a CDS encoding GDP-mannose 4,6-dehydratase, protein MSERYLVTGCAGFIASGVCRRLLEAGHEVFGIDTLNDAYDPRLKHWRLKQLEGRAGFTFAPIDITDRVALAGVFAGDRPFGGVLNLAARAGVRQSVANPWVYQSTNVEGTLNLLDLCQQHGTKRFILASTSSLYGGHNTVPFSEDADVTRPLSPYSASKLAAEALAYTYYHLFGLHVTSLRFFTVYGPAGRPDMSMFRFVRNISEGDPIVVFGDGSQERDFTYVDDIARGVCAALKLEGHHTINLGSDRPAKLRTMIDTISRMVGREAKIDYRPMHPADVPATWADITRARTELDWAPQMSFEDGLKAAVEWYQAQRSWAKDLSLGDV, encoded by the coding sequence ATGTCCGAACGCTATCTCGTCACCGGCTGTGCCGGCTTTATCGCTTCCGGAGTTTGCCGGCGTCTGCTGGAAGCTGGACACGAAGTGTTCGGCATTGATACGCTGAACGACGCTTACGATCCTCGCTTGAAACATTGGCGGCTCAAGCAATTAGAAGGGCGCGCGGGCTTCACCTTCGCGCCGATCGACATCACGGATCGCGTGGCGCTGGCGGGAGTGTTCGCTGGCGATCGCCCCTTCGGCGGTGTGTTGAATCTCGCTGCGCGGGCCGGCGTCCGGCAGTCGGTGGCCAATCCCTGGGTGTACCAGTCGACCAACGTCGAAGGCACGCTCAACCTGTTGGACCTATGCCAACAGCACGGGACGAAGCGATTTATTCTTGCGTCGACGTCAAGTCTTTACGGCGGCCACAACACAGTGCCGTTCAGCGAAGACGCCGACGTCACGCGCCCGCTGTCTCCTTACTCGGCCAGCAAATTGGCCGCCGAAGCGCTGGCGTACACGTACTATCATCTGTTCGGCTTGCATGTCACTTCGCTGCGGTTCTTCACGGTCTACGGTCCCGCAGGCCGGCCGGACATGAGCATGTTCCGCTTCGTGCGAAATATCAGCGAAGGAGATCCGATCGTCGTCTTCGGCGACGGCAGCCAGGAACGCGACTTCACGTATGTCGACGACATCGCCCGCGGCGTCTGCGCGGCCCTTAAGCTGGAAGGGCATCACACGATCAATCTCGGCAGCGATCGGCCGGCCAAACTCCGCACGATGATCGACACCATCTCCCGGATGGTCGGGCGCGAGGCGAAAATCGACTATCGCCCCATGCACCCCGCCGACGTCCCAGCCACCTGGGCGGACATTACCCGAGCGCGCACCGAGTTGGACTGGGCGCCGCAGATGTCCTTCGAAGACGGGCTGAAAGCGGCCGTGGAGTGGTATCAGGCCCAACGCTCCTGGGCGAAAGATCTTTCGCTCGGCGACGTGTAG
- a CDS encoding multidrug efflux RND transporter permease subunit, with the protein MAKFFISRPIFAAVISVIVTLAGGIAVGLLPVAQYPEITPPTVQVSCFYPGASSKVVADTVAAPIEQQVIGVENMLYMSSQSTNDGGYNLTVTFEVGVNLDMAQVLVQNRVNLALPTLPSEVKQTGVSVKKKSPSILLVVNLVSPQGTYDQLYLSNYATIQIRDELAQIKGVGDVTYLGQLDYSMRAWLDPDHMAARDLSASDVVAALREQNVQVAAGSIGRPPVPEGQAFQYTLSTLGRLTDPEEFGNIIVKTGADGQLTRMRDLVTDVRNDDAGNDYGGIQLGAKTEDTSCSLDGQPSIGLGIFQQPGSNALATADSIRVRMDELKRSFPPDLDYAIVYDTTPFINESIHEVFKALRDAIILVAIVVLAFLQSWRATIIPLIAVPVAIVGTFAVMMGLGFSLNNLSLFGLVLAIGIVVDDAIVVVEAVEHHLEHGLAPKLAAEKAMGEVTGPIIAISLVLMCVFIPCAFISGITGQFFRQFALTIAVSTFFSAVNSLTLSPALCALLLKPKHEQRDPLSRVLNLGLGWFFKLFNVGFEKSANVYSRAVGGLLRVSFIVLAVYGGLLYLTYFSFTHVPTGFIPSQDKGYLLVDVRLPDSASLERTQAVMAQVEQIARGEGHQAENRGDDNEPQDDQGHASGSGIPGVAHTITISGQSIVQNAIGSNYGTVYVVLDEFHRRHGSELGADAIAAKLRAACYREVQEASVAVFGAPAVDGLGSAGGFKVMVRDVAALGLNSLQETADAVAAVGNEEPGLVGLFSAFRSETPQMYVDVDRERCKAMGISLNEVFLTLQLYLGGYYTNDFNQFGRTWQVNLQADPRFRLSPEQVRQFKVRNVNGEMVPLGSVTHVSERGGPALVIRYNGVTAAAVNGGSLPGVSSGDVIKSVEGVGERELPQGMNLQWTELTLLQIRAGNTAIVVFAVAVVLVFLVLAAQYESLSLPLAVILVVPMCLLCSVVGVAMAGMDINIFVQIGFVVLVGLASKNAILIVEFAKGKSAQGVPPWEATVEACRLRLRPIIMTSLAFILGVVPLALAVGAGAEMRSTLGIAVFSGMLGVTLFGIFLTPVFYYVIVRWFGAKTLPPEPTETTLPGQSPDGNGDAVLTTASAE; encoded by the coding sequence GTGGCTAAATTCTTCATCTCGCGGCCAATCTTTGCGGCTGTAATCTCGGTCATCGTCACACTCGCCGGCGGAATTGCAGTCGGTCTGCTCCCTGTTGCGCAGTACCCCGAGATCACTCCGCCGACGGTCCAGGTGAGCTGCTTTTATCCTGGAGCCAGCTCAAAAGTAGTCGCCGACACGGTGGCCGCGCCGATCGAACAGCAGGTGATCGGCGTTGAGAACATGCTCTACATGAGCTCGCAGAGCACCAACGACGGCGGTTACAACCTGACCGTCACATTCGAGGTCGGCGTAAACCTCGATATGGCGCAAGTGCTCGTCCAGAACCGCGTGAATCTGGCGCTGCCGACACTTCCGAGCGAGGTCAAACAAACCGGCGTCAGCGTGAAGAAAAAGTCCCCGAGCATCCTGCTGGTGGTGAATCTCGTTTCGCCCCAGGGGACATACGATCAGCTCTATCTGAGCAATTATGCCACGATTCAGATCCGCGATGAGCTCGCCCAGATCAAAGGGGTCGGCGACGTCACCTATCTGGGTCAGCTCGATTACAGTATGCGGGCCTGGCTCGACCCTGACCATATGGCCGCCCGCGACTTGTCGGCCAGCGATGTCGTCGCGGCGCTCCGCGAGCAGAACGTCCAAGTCGCCGCTGGATCCATCGGCCGCCCGCCGGTCCCCGAGGGTCAGGCGTTTCAATACACGCTGAGCACGCTCGGGCGACTTACCGACCCCGAAGAGTTCGGCAACATTATCGTCAAGACAGGCGCCGATGGGCAGCTCACGCGCATGCGCGACCTGGTGACGGACGTTCGCAATGACGATGCCGGGAACGACTACGGTGGAATTCAGCTCGGCGCAAAAACAGAGGACACGTCCTGCAGTCTCGACGGACAGCCCTCGATCGGCCTGGGCATTTTCCAGCAACCTGGCTCGAACGCGCTGGCCACGGCTGATTCGATTCGCGTTCGCATGGATGAGCTGAAAAGGAGTTTTCCGCCTGACCTCGACTACGCGATCGTCTACGACACCACGCCGTTCATCAACGAATCGATTCACGAGGTCTTCAAGGCCCTGCGCGACGCTATCATCCTCGTCGCCATCGTGGTGCTGGCTTTTTTGCAATCCTGGCGCGCAACCATCATTCCGCTGATCGCTGTGCCGGTGGCCATCGTCGGCACGTTTGCCGTGATGATGGGCTTAGGATTCAGCCTCAACAATCTCTCGCTGTTTGGCCTGGTGCTGGCGATCGGCATCGTGGTCGACGACGCGATCGTGGTGGTCGAAGCGGTCGAGCACCATCTTGAGCACGGACTTGCTCCCAAGCTGGCGGCTGAAAAAGCGATGGGCGAAGTCACCGGACCGATCATCGCCATCTCCCTAGTGCTGATGTGCGTCTTCATCCCATGTGCGTTTATCTCCGGAATTACGGGCCAATTCTTCCGGCAGTTTGCGTTAACGATCGCCGTCTCGACGTTTTTCTCGGCGGTCAACTCGCTGACGTTGAGTCCCGCGCTGTGCGCCCTGTTGCTCAAACCCAAGCACGAGCAGCGCGATCCGCTGTCACGCGTCCTCAATCTTGGGCTTGGTTGGTTCTTCAAGCTGTTCAACGTCGGCTTTGAGAAGTCGGCAAACGTCTACAGCCGAGCCGTGGGCGGATTGCTGCGCGTCAGCTTCATCGTGCTGGCGGTCTACGGCGGATTGCTCTACCTCACCTATTTCAGCTTCACGCATGTGCCGACCGGATTCATTCCTTCGCAGGATAAAGGATATCTGCTTGTCGACGTTCGGCTTCCCGATTCCGCTTCACTCGAACGCACGCAAGCGGTGATGGCGCAGGTCGAGCAGATCGCCCGCGGCGAGGGCCATCAGGCCGAGAACCGTGGCGACGACAACGAGCCCCAGGATGATCAAGGCCATGCGTCTGGAAGCGGCATCCCGGGCGTCGCCCATACGATCACCATCTCCGGCCAGTCCATCGTGCAAAACGCGATCGGCTCGAATTATGGCACGGTGTACGTCGTGCTCGACGAATTCCATCGCCGCCATGGCAGCGAGTTAGGCGCCGATGCCATTGCCGCCAAGCTTCGAGCCGCGTGTTACAGAGAGGTTCAGGAAGCGTCGGTCGCCGTCTTCGGCGCTCCGGCGGTCGACGGTCTGGGCAGCGCCGGCGGTTTCAAAGTGATGGTGCGAGACGTCGCCGCGCTCGGTCTCAATTCGCTGCAAGAAACGGCCGATGCCGTCGCGGCTGTCGGCAACGAAGAGCCAGGACTCGTCGGCCTGTTCAGCGCCTTTCGTTCCGAAACGCCGCAGATGTATGTCGACGTGGATCGCGAACGCTGCAAGGCGATGGGCATTTCGCTCAACGAGGTGTTCCTCACGCTCCAGCTCTACCTCGGCGGATATTACACGAACGACTTCAACCAGTTCGGCCGCACCTGGCAGGTCAACCTGCAAGCGGACCCGCGCTTTCGGTTGTCCCCCGAACAGGTACGGCAGTTCAAGGTGCGCAACGTCAACGGCGAGATGGTGCCGCTGGGCAGCGTCACGCATGTTAGCGAGCGGGGCGGACCGGCGCTGGTCATCCGCTATAACGGCGTCACCGCCGCGGCCGTCAATGGCGGTTCGCTCCCCGGAGTCAGTTCCGGTGACGTGATCAAGAGCGTCGAAGGTGTTGGCGAGCGCGAGCTGCCGCAAGGCATGAACCTGCAATGGACAGAACTCACGCTCTTGCAAATCCGTGCGGGCAATACGGCGATCGTCGTCTTTGCCGTGGCCGTCGTGCTGGTGTTTCTGGTTCTTGCCGCCCAGTATGAAAGCCTCAGTTTACCCCTAGCAGTAATTCTTGTCGTGCCGATGTGCCTGCTCTGCTCGGTCGTCGGCGTCGCCATGGCCGGCATGGACATCAACATTTTCGTGCAGATTGGCTTTGTGGTGTTGGTCGGATTGGCGAGCAAGAACGCGATTTTGATTGTGGAATTCGCCAAAGGAAAATCCGCTCAAGGCGTACCGCCCTGGGAAGCCACGGTCGAGGCCTGCCGCTTGCGCCTGCGGCCGATCATCATGACCTCTCTGGCGTTCATCCTGGGCGTGGTGCCACTTGCCCTGGCTGTCGGGGCCGGCGCCGAAATGCGCAGCACGCTCGGCATCGCCGTGTTCTCCGGCATGCTTGGCGTCACCCTGTTCGGAATCTTCCTGACGCCAGTGTTCTACTACGTGATCGTGCGCTGGTTTGGCGCAAAAACTTTGCCGCCCGAGCCAACGGAAACGACACTTCCCGGCCAATCGCCAGACGGGAACGGAGACGCTGTCTTGACCACGGCATCCGCTGAATGA